Sequence from the Amaranthus tricolor cultivar Red isolate AtriRed21 chromosome 1, ASM2621246v1, whole genome shotgun sequence genome:
atagagtaatgcaccacataattgcatagtcacttcacattctgaccaaaaacaggATCCAATGTGGTTTGCTgaacttccgctcgacccgagccactacctcgctcggtcgagcgagcttccagagaagctactAACTTGTTCTGTACaccttgctcgaccgagccaacaccgctcgaccggtcgagcaatacttcactcgatcgagcggttggtcgagccactcactgttctgcttctttatttgttgctttgatcaagcaactctcatcaatcgttccaaaccttaaaccacccatattcgacacatctttatcgaccctctctaaagtacaagacaaagcatgttcgattatatgtttaaagttaacgtcatcattaagattattggtacTTGCTTTAACAATATATACTTGCTATAAGTTAATAAGTACTCCatacattattttatattgttggttatatttatttttttatatagttttcaAGCAAAATTCAAATCTCAATATCTATACACTTCTATATGttttataaaaatacaaaaagtatatgtaaaatttttttacatCAAGATAGATCTTACAAAATTCTACATGAAtacattttgaaatttatacATCCATAAAAAAACATGTTAAAATTTCTGTTTGATATAAAATCTAACAGAGGTCGGGAGGCAGTATAAAACAAATTTTCCTcacaaaacactatgtggtttatttatatataattaatagataaatttattttcagcggATCAAGCATAGattgatttattattaacaatttaccaaaaaaaacaTTATCCTACAATAAATATGTAAACAAATACGATAATATTATGTGATTCCATTACAAATTTTGTATGCCAAAATATCTATCACACAACATACAtttattatgataataatacatatatagTCCTACTACATAAGATCAATCACATGCAATTAAGTAAATTACTACCTCCATTTCATACTACTTTTTGGGTTGTTTCACTATACTTAaactatttttcatatttttgaaaaaaaatattcaataattttgtattttatatcTATGGTATTTTTACTTatcacattattattttttcatctGCCATTCAAAGATGTAAATCagacaaaattaaaatacattaaaagtaatttttctCGATTCTTGTATCACCATTGCGAAGATTATAGTACTAGATCAACTTAATTAACAAATTGACACTTCTTTCTAATCTCTCCTTTAACACCCGTAAGAGGAGAAATATTTCCCATATTGATCATAGCATCCGCAAAATCCTTAAAAAACAAATCTTGATTAATACTATAACTCTTAACCAAATTATCTTGAGAACCACCATTATAAAGCTCTTGATCCGAATGCAAAAGCCCACGTTTAACCAcaagatttttaaaataataattatcaaaataagTGGGTGTTTGTAAATCAAGAGGGGCTTGATTAAAATCTCCATTTCCTTGTGTTCTAGGGCATTTTGCTTGGCGAGTGACAGCAAAGTTAGGGTCAATATTGGTGTCATTGTAGATGTGGTTGCGAAAGCTGGTGCACCGAGCGATGCCGATGGTGTGACCGCCGGAGAGGGCGGTCATGTCTTTGGCGGATAAACCTTGTTTGGCAAATAGGGTTATGAGTCTATCAAGGTTTGCAAATGGTGGTGGAAGATTTTGGTTTGCAGTTGTTAGGCTTGCTTTTCTTGCATCTCTTCTTCCGAGTGGTACTGTCCATGTAGGCCCTCCTAACTATTTGAACATGTCATCAAATTTGTtagttttttcttataaatatgAGCACTTGATCTCAAAAGAAATTAGTTACTTGAGCTATTCAGTTTATATATGTAGAGTGTCTTAGAGTGAAACTGTATTGCACAAGAACTTGTTTATTGATATATTACTCATTTCGTTTCATAAAGTTTTTTACACAAGAAATGTTTAcgataattgagaaaaataaaatctattaGATGGTATTATTAATATGATGGGAAAAAGaggaccataaatattaaaaaatattaaaatttgtaagaatgttttaataaagttagtaagaatgtcaaaataaagttaatgaaaaatatgtgGGGATCATAAGCAtcgttaaaatattaaaattaggatgaacaaggttaattatgtctaaaatttgtgatatagaTTGAAAGATCCTTTAATGTGAACAATAAATGGAACaacccaaaatgacaaatgagaacaactttaaggaatagagggagtataatttgcGTATTTTTCATATCTCTATGAATATTAATGTTGAAAAGAAGGACAGGGATTTGGAGCGATGAGAGATCCCTTGCTTGaataacaaaatgaaaaaaaaaatgagatttgTATGAAAGAGATTTGAAGGGATTGGttggatatttttttgttaaagtaTCAATCTTtccaaaaattaaaagatttgaagaaaaaataCTTACACTACGTTTGAATAGCAAATTGagagatataataaagaaaaggaagggaaagaaaagaaaggaaaaggaaggggagggaaaagacgaaaaaaaaaaaaaaactacattgTTTGTATAGGAATAAGAGGGGAAAGAAATGAATttcattttccttttaaatcttTCTTCTTATGAAGAGATTTGAATGTTaacaaaataaaagttaatCCTTTCAAATTCTTTCCTTCCTTTTTGTTATTCAAATAAGGGGTTTTTCATCCCTTtaaatcttttctttttttcactttatttTCCTCCATCTAAACAAGACTTTATCTCCCTTCATTTCTCTTCCATTTcctcctaaacaaacaagaaTTCTTCCATCCatttctctttccttttttttcctcCACTTCCTTctatttccttttcttttatttctctCTAAAATTGCTATACAAATATAATGTGTATCTCTGTAAATATTAATGCTTACCAATTTAACACCATCTCGAGCAGCAAGAGCTAGAATATCCGCACACGAAACAGTGCCACTacaacaattttcaacattagacTTGATTGCATCGATCACTTCAAAGCCTCTTATTGAATTGTTGGCATTGGATTTTGCAGTCCTCTCTCCTATAAAAGTCGGTGTATCAGCCAAGAGTACCGAACCATCACAACCCTATTGCAAGAGTACGCAACCCCTTTATGAGTTAATAAAATATCTATAATAGGTTGAGTTTTAATCattagtttaatcttttaatttagttagttttttaatatggtatcagaactCAACGTAACATAAGGATTGCAATAGGTTCATACTAAAGGTATATTAgtaaaaaactatttaaaaaataatgaaaactgaATTCCTACTTGTACAGAaagcgttttttttttaatatttttgattgatcCAATTGAAGTcgtttcacggtgagacgacctcaatagAGAATTAgtgaattttattttgtatttatttgctttttaaagttttttaaatcaattcataaaaGAGTCTTACTTATATgtgtgccaaaaaaaataattttcattaatattatAACATAAAAACATCAATAATGAGAGTATTGatagttatatttattatatgatCAATatctcatgaaaatttacactagaAATTATTCCTACTACAATTACAATTACTACTAATAATCAAAGGAGTCGTAATAGTAAATGTTTATTTAGAGAATTTATAAAACCAATTACACTGAGGGGCTATTTGGTTGGGTGTAATAatcaaagggaaagggaatggacGGACCCAATtctctttgttgttgtttgtttgccactttctatcattctctttccccttttttatttttgtgtttactcAAAAGTATTCCATACTCATTCCCCACCCTCCCCAAGACTTTTCCATTCCCATTCCCCACTTCATTACCCATCacttaaaatttgaactttgaTTTATGCGTATTGTTATAATTCgtcactcttttcattttatcgccactccctaattaaattacaaatttgcccctgaattttaaaaaattacgaatttgccattggacttaataacactattatcaactaaattaataaaaaaattattaataaaaaattaaaaattaattaacaactaaattttaattaatatattaaaaaaataattaaacattcaaataaattatttaaattcaaaactaattattataataacatcatcataatataatattatattaaaataaaataatttattacaacatttatttaaataacaacaacttaaaaaataaattaattaaacaaaaaaatttcataattcgaaatttaaaaaaaaaaaaaaaacataccagtcgcacaaaagtGCGAcagtacctaggtcgagtcgcacaaaaagtgcgactggtaatttttttttttaaattattattaattttatttatattattattgctattattattattattgttgttgttgttgttgttgttgttatgatgatgatgatgatgatgatgatgatgatggtgatgatgatgattattattattattattattattattattattttatttttttttttttgtaatcaatggagctagaaagatattatttagagttatgttttttttttcttcatattacaggaaaagatgatacaagttaatgatatttttttaaaaaaataagtttttcaagtttatcatataataactagttatttttgaaaaaaaaaatataaaagaatttaaaaactcataatttgattccttaacttgaaccaaacagtcacaaagggaatcaatgagcatttcattccgtttcctgaacacagccaaacgactaggctaaattaggggaatccattcctttctcctttattccctttcctcatttcattccgattcccttgtgcgaaccaaacgaCCCCTATATTAGCATTCGGTTTGTAATTTTGCTACCATAATAACTATTACCAACTGATATGATTTAACATCGGTGAGAGTATGATTTAATACTTTACTCTTTTTTCATTAGATTTATTCTATTTTAGTAACCAATAGAATTTAAGAATATTTTTCCACTTACATTCtaataatttatagaaattaacttatttttaaaattcccaacctaattttttattttatgtaatgaACTTTATGTAATGAAATCACtaaacttatttaatttataggatttctaatttttttacatTGTTTTactcatttctaataatatttaatGAGTAATAATTATTTATCTTGATTTATTTTCAGATTTCTTATAAGGAAATAGAAAaaagaatggaggaagtatttatGTATCAACTTGTAACAAAACCATTGAATATTACATTATTACTTCTATTCACGTTGAACGTTTTGATTGTAAATAATTAAGGCTTTTATTAATGTGAcgtgactattatttaaaataaccaAAACAAATGTCTTTTTATGGAGAGAGCTATAAAAATAGATATTTGTAGAGGAGATTCGATGTCAATCATTGTTACCACCCTTACCTAACTTTACTATTTACTCGTACTCCTTATGTAACCCGCTTTCTTTTTACTACTTCATGTCCAATGAAATTCCttttatctatatttttaatttacatattaattaaaaaaattatcctttttattatatttagtcTTCTTATTTAATctgacacatatatataaagaatGAAATCGAAATTCaacttagataaaaatgactTACATTAACGAAACAATCATGAAAGAACAAACGAAGGATAGAAGCCGCTATTCGGGG
This genomic interval carries:
- the LOC130810493 gene encoding peroxidase 4-like, translated to MASKLFYFWLIFSILSLFVCSSNAWLRPNFYASSCPNLEQIVTNTMAQAVKKEPRIAASILRLFFHDCFVNGCDGSVLLADTPTFIGERTAKSNANNSIRGFEVIDAIKSNVENCCSGTVSCADILALAARDGVKLLGGPTWTVPLGRRDARKASLTTANQNLPPPFANLDRLITLFAKQGLSAKDMTALSGGHTIGIARCTSFRNHIYNDTNIDPNFAVTRQAKCPRTQGNGDFNQAPLDLQTPTYFDNYYFKNLVVKRGLLHSDQELYNGGSQDNLVKSYSINQDLFFKDFADAMINMGNISPLTGVKGEIRKKCQFVN